From the Chloroflexus aurantiacus J-10-fl genome, one window contains:
- a CDS encoding STAS domain-containing protein, producing the protein MELLAILFTIVILVASIVYVLLQDYRATANRIFALFTTASLLLSCAGAVRFASRSQTEIWLLSGLLTSLQAATFGLLIWLILILFMPHRYNQPAIRWATISPYMVMAIGLAIDWYGRFGFVGRDVFREESGILTFVRGPAFWPVFALYIIGCIVIPVTMLVTLAVRHPAVRSPTIWLTTGTLLTLVTGYFSREIGLTALTYASLLPIHLSFGWVTIKYGLFRPSQVALQAAVEHLPDGVLVLDAKHRVRFANRAAQQLVALEIGCGLEEVLHEAGFVEQNTVSDHRPGYRRFVRGNERVLLLSEVVIRDERGGSSVVLLRDVTIVERQQAELLASQAILSERSAALERSLAELRQRDELLRRLTLPIIPLSSTTLVVPLIGMFDAERCQTLVQLILNETAARQVRVVLIDVTGLTVFDQTLAHTLNQLNQGARLMGAQIVLCGIRPDLAEVMIHTGSMWDGIRSFATLQDGVSALLVAR; encoded by the coding sequence ATGGAACTCCTCGCCATTCTCTTCACCATTGTTATTCTCGTCGCCAGCATTGTGTATGTTTTGTTGCAAGATTATCGGGCAACGGCGAATCGTATTTTTGCCCTCTTTACTACCGCTTCGCTACTGTTAAGTTGTGCCGGAGCAGTGCGATTTGCCAGTCGGAGCCAGACCGAGATATGGTTGTTGTCCGGGCTGCTGACCTCGCTGCAAGCAGCGACCTTTGGTCTGTTGATCTGGTTGATACTCATTCTCTTTATGCCGCATCGCTATAATCAACCGGCGATCCGTTGGGCTACGATTTCACCATACATGGTGATGGCGATCGGTCTGGCAATTGACTGGTACGGTCGGTTTGGGTTTGTGGGCCGTGATGTCTTTCGCGAAGAGAGTGGTATTCTGACGTTCGTGCGTGGGCCGGCTTTTTGGCCGGTATTTGCACTCTACATCATCGGTTGTATCGTTATACCGGTGACGATGCTGGTGACGCTCGCGGTACGTCATCCTGCCGTGCGAAGTCCGACGATCTGGCTTACCACAGGGACATTGTTAACCCTCGTGACCGGCTATTTCTCGCGGGAGATCGGTCTGACTGCGCTGACCTATGCCAGTCTGCTGCCTATCCATCTCTCGTTTGGTTGGGTTACGATAAAGTATGGTCTTTTTCGGCCTTCACAGGTTGCCCTGCAAGCAGCCGTTGAACATTTGCCTGATGGGGTGTTGGTGCTCGATGCCAAACATCGGGTACGGTTTGCCAATCGTGCTGCACAGCAATTGGTGGCGCTGGAGATAGGATGTGGTCTGGAAGAGGTGCTACACGAGGCAGGCTTTGTCGAGCAGAATACCGTTTCCGATCATAGGCCGGGCTATCGTCGTTTTGTGCGGGGAAATGAGCGGGTGCTTCTGCTTTCCGAAGTGGTCATTCGAGACGAGCGTGGTGGATCGAGCGTTGTGCTGTTGCGTGATGTGACGATTGTTGAGCGGCAACAGGCCGAGCTGCTGGCGTCGCAGGCGATCCTGTCCGAACGGAGTGCAGCGCTGGAACGGTCCCTCGCAGAGCTTCGCCAGCGCGATGAATTATTGCGACGGTTAACGTTGCCGATCATCCCGCTCAGTTCAACGACGCTGGTGGTGCCTTTGATCGGGATGTTTGATGCTGAACGGTGTCAGACGCTGGTGCAGTTGATCCTGAACGAAACGGCAGCCCGTCAGGTGCGGGTGGTGCTGATTGATGTGACTGGACTGACGGTGTTCGATCAGACGCTTGCCCACACGTTGAACCAGCTTAACCAGGGTGCCCGGTTAATGGGAGCGCAGATTGTCCTGTGCGGAATTCGTCCCGATCTGGCTGAGGTGATGATCCACACCGGCTCGATGTGGGATGGCATTCGTTCCTTCGCAACGCTTCAGGACGGTGTTTCAGCGTTGCTGGTTGCCAGGTAG
- a CDS encoding ABC transporter ATP-binding protein has translation MIDIDHVSYTYPGATEPILRNLSLQIAPGEFLLVCGPGGVGKSTLLRLFNGLVPHFYGGHFRGRVRVWGRDTLQHQPRDLADLVGFVVQDPESQFVVERVEDEIVFAMENLGVPPPMMRRRVEEVLDQLAIAHLRHRHVATLSGGEQQRVAIAAALAAQPRVLVLDEPTSQLDPHGAEEVLTALQKLNSDLGITIVLCEHRLERVVQYADRILYLSPNGESDLGPPREVLSRIDLRPPLQHLGAVLGWQPLPLTIKEGRKFVPSDLPDFTSPASPSPPTTTAPIARLRNVTVRYGQHEALYRVQLDLPRGALIALMGRNGSGKSTLLKTLIGLVRPSEGRVELEGRDIAPLAVEELARHVAYVPQQPRSILFHDTLEEEIAFSLRGRRLSPTQSAIRDILTRFRINHLIARYPRSLSGGEAQRAALAASLAGDPQLILLDEPTRGLDYHAKHALIDTLRSLCRDGRTVIMATHDVELVAACADWVVLLSEGEVVVEGSTADLLGNSLIFSSQIAKLFPGQGWLTVPQALDGLGWRSP, from the coding sequence ATGATAGACATCGACCACGTAAGCTACACCTATCCCGGCGCTACCGAACCGATCTTACGCAACCTGAGTCTTCAGATTGCACCGGGCGAATTCTTGCTGGTTTGTGGCCCCGGTGGGGTTGGCAAAAGTACGCTGCTACGCCTGTTCAACGGCCTGGTGCCCCATTTCTACGGCGGACACTTTCGCGGTCGGGTGCGTGTGTGGGGACGCGACACGCTCCAGCACCAACCCCGTGATCTGGCCGACCTGGTTGGATTTGTGGTGCAAGACCCGGAGAGCCAGTTCGTGGTTGAGCGAGTAGAAGACGAGATTGTCTTCGCGATGGAAAATCTGGGTGTGCCACCCCCAATGATGCGGCGACGGGTCGAGGAGGTACTGGATCAACTGGCGATAGCTCACCTGCGCCACCGTCACGTGGCGACCCTCAGCGGCGGCGAGCAACAGCGAGTGGCGATTGCCGCAGCACTGGCTGCCCAACCGCGAGTGCTGGTGCTCGACGAACCCACCAGTCAGCTTGACCCACACGGCGCGGAAGAGGTCTTAACTGCACTCCAGAAGCTCAATTCCGACCTGGGCATTACCATCGTGCTGTGTGAACATCGGCTGGAACGTGTCGTGCAGTACGCAGATCGCATCCTCTACCTGTCACCAAACGGTGAGAGCGATCTCGGCCCACCACGCGAGGTGCTGAGTCGAATCGATCTCCGGCCACCACTTCAGCATCTCGGTGCTGTGTTGGGCTGGCAGCCATTACCGCTGACGATCAAAGAAGGGCGAAAGTTCGTACCATCCGACCTACCCGATTTCACCTCGCCTGCATCGCCGTCACCACCAACCACCACCGCACCGATTGCACGGTTGCGCAATGTCACGGTACGCTATGGACAGCACGAAGCACTCTACCGGGTACAGCTTGACCTACCGCGTGGCGCACTCATCGCCCTGATGGGACGCAACGGTAGTGGTAAGAGTACACTCCTGAAGACACTGATCGGCCTCGTTCGCCCCAGTGAAGGGCGCGTCGAACTGGAAGGGCGCGACATTGCCCCGCTGGCTGTCGAAGAACTTGCCCGACACGTTGCGTATGTACCGCAACAGCCGCGCAGCATCCTCTTCCACGACACGCTTGAGGAAGAGATTGCCTTCAGTCTGCGTGGGCGCAGGCTATCCCCCACCCAATCTGCCATTCGTGACATCCTCACGCGCTTCCGTATCAACCACCTGATAGCCCGCTACCCGCGCAGCCTGAGCGGCGGTGAGGCGCAGCGGGCCGCTTTAGCCGCTAGCCTGGCCGGTGATCCGCAGCTTATTTTGCTCGACGAGCCGACCCGCGGCCTCGACTACCACGCCAAGCATGCCCTGATCGACACGCTGCGCAGTCTATGCCGGGATGGGCGGACTGTGATCATGGCCACCCACGATGTCGAACTGGTCGCCGCGTGCGCCGATTGGGTAGTGTTGTTGAGTGAGGGAGAGGTAGTAGTGGAGGGATCGACTGCCGATCTGCTCGGCAACAGTCTCATCTTTTCCTCGCAGATCGCCAAGCTGTTTCCCGGTCAGGGCTGGCTGACGGTTCCGCAGGCGCTTGACGGGTTAGGCTGGCGATCACCGTAA
- a CDS encoding aminotransferase class V-fold PLP-dependent enzyme, which translates to MTATTCSLPIPELAEQFLLRRDMTFLNHGSFGACPQPVFAVYQQWQRTLEAQPVEFLGRRLSDLLYRARSELAAFVGAAAEDVVFVPNVTYALNIVARSLDLQPGDEVLGITHEYGAIERTWRYVCLQRGATYRNQPVELPVTTSDEIIDQIWQGVTPRTRVMLISHITSPTAIVMPVAEVCRRARAAGILTVIDGAHAPGQIDLNLHELAPDFYAGNCHKWLCAPKGAGFLYVRSEHQVKLEPLVVSWGWQPPTPLQGSFLAYPEGRPLQAYYEWMGTDDPSAFLTVPAAIEFQRRHNWSAMRLACHELLRTASQHILALSDIPPLTPDDPGWWVQMRALPLPPCDPTLVQSRLWREWRIEVPCFTWEGRPLIRVSIQVYNTPADVERLLTGLQAVLSTS; encoded by the coding sequence ATGACAGCGACAACCTGCTCTCTGCCCATACCAGAACTGGCCGAACAATTTCTGCTCCGCCGCGATATGACCTTTCTCAACCACGGCAGCTTCGGTGCCTGTCCACAGCCGGTCTTTGCCGTCTATCAGCAGTGGCAGCGCACGCTTGAAGCACAACCGGTTGAGTTTCTCGGACGACGTTTATCAGATTTGCTGTATCGCGCTCGTTCTGAACTGGCAGCTTTCGTCGGTGCAGCAGCAGAGGATGTAGTCTTTGTCCCAAACGTCACCTACGCGCTCAACATTGTGGCCCGTTCGCTGGATTTGCAACCAGGCGATGAAGTTTTGGGGATCACGCACGAGTACGGCGCTATCGAGCGTACCTGGCGCTACGTGTGTCTGCAACGAGGCGCAACTTACAGGAACCAGCCGGTTGAACTGCCGGTAACGACGTCTGATGAGATCATCGATCAGATCTGGCAGGGAGTCACTCCGCGCACACGGGTTATGTTGATCAGCCATATCACCTCGCCAACGGCAATCGTGATGCCGGTGGCAGAGGTATGCCGGCGGGCACGGGCAGCAGGGATTCTCACCGTGATAGACGGTGCGCATGCGCCGGGTCAGATCGACCTGAATCTGCACGAGTTAGCCCCCGATTTCTACGCCGGTAACTGTCACAAATGGTTGTGCGCCCCCAAAGGGGCCGGTTTTCTCTACGTTCGCTCTGAACATCAGGTCAAACTGGAACCACTGGTGGTAAGTTGGGGATGGCAGCCACCCACCCCACTCCAGGGCAGTTTTCTTGCCTACCCAGAGGGACGGCCACTACAGGCGTATTACGAATGGATGGGCACCGATGACCCTTCGGCATTTCTCACTGTCCCGGCAGCCATCGAATTTCAACGTCGCCACAACTGGAGCGCAATGCGGCTGGCGTGCCACGAACTTTTGCGTACCGCCTCGCAGCACATCCTCGCACTCAGCGATATACCACCGCTTACCCCTGACGATCCAGGCTGGTGGGTGCAGATGCGGGCACTGCCCCTGCCACCGTGCGATCCGACACTGGTTCAGTCCCGCCTCTGGCGCGAGTGGCGAATTGAGGTACCATGTTTCACCTGGGAAGGACGACCGTTGATCCGCGTCTCCATCCAGGTCTACAATACACCGGCAGATGTTGAGCGATTGTTGACCGGCCTGCAAGCCGTACTGAGCACATCATGA
- the pth gene encoding aminoacyl-tRNA hydrolase, with the protein MWLIVGLGNPGERYARTRHNIGFRSVDTLAERHGLTFRPQRANSQLAEGNIYGQRVVLAKPQTYMNLSGQAVVALCNWYKIDPARELLVIYDDLDLPFAKLRIRERGSAGTHNGMRSIVAQLGTTEFPRLRVGIGQPPGKMDAADYVLGRFTPDEEAALPDLLGRIADAVEVILREGLTTAMNRYNPL; encoded by the coding sequence ATGTGGCTCATTGTTGGTCTGGGAAATCCGGGGGAGCGCTATGCAAGAACCCGCCACAATATCGGTTTTCGGAGTGTGGACACGTTAGCCGAACGGCATGGTCTGACCTTTCGCCCACAACGGGCAAACAGTCAGCTTGCCGAAGGGAACATCTACGGTCAGCGCGTGGTGCTGGCAAAACCCCAAACTTACATGAATCTCAGCGGGCAGGCAGTGGTGGCACTGTGTAACTGGTACAAAATCGATCCGGCTCGCGAGCTGTTGGTCATCTACGATGATCTCGATCTACCGTTCGCCAAACTGCGCATCCGTGAGCGTGGCAGTGCCGGGACGCACAATGGCATGCGGTCGATAGTCGCCCAATTAGGAACGACCGAATTCCCCCGGTTACGGGTCGGGATCGGTCAGCCCCCTGGCAAGATGGATGCTGCCGATTATGTATTGGGACGGTTCACGCCTGATGAAGAGGCTGCTCTTCCCGATCTGCTTGGGCGAATTGCCGATGCAGTTGAGGTGATCTTACGAGAAGGTTTAACAACAGCGATGAACCGCTACAATCCGCTGTAG
- the msrA gene encoding peptide-methionine (S)-S-oxide reductase MsrA — protein sequence MPLETATLAGGCFWCLEAVYDQVSGVKDVVSGYTGGYVPNPTYRRVCDGNTGHAEAVQIQFDPEQISYRELLEIFFSIHDPTTLNRQGADVGTQYRSAIFYHSEEQRQVAEQLVRELTEQQVFRDPIVTQIVPATTFYPAEEYHQEYFARNPYQPYCQFVVAPKVAKFQKLFAHRVAGEKS from the coding sequence ATGCCTCTGGAGACAGCTACGCTGGCTGGTGGATGTTTCTGGTGTCTGGAAGCGGTGTACGATCAGGTGAGCGGCGTGAAGGACGTGGTGTCGGGATATACCGGGGGGTATGTGCCCAACCCGACGTATCGCCGGGTGTGTGATGGCAATACCGGCCACGCGGAAGCGGTACAAATCCAGTTTGATCCCGAACAGATCAGCTATCGCGAATTGCTGGAAATTTTCTTCAGTATTCACGATCCGACGACGCTGAACCGACAGGGAGCTGATGTCGGCACACAATACCGTTCAGCCATCTTCTACCACTCTGAGGAGCAGCGTCAGGTGGCCGAGCAACTTGTGCGTGAGCTGACCGAACAACAGGTATTTCGCGATCCGATTGTGACGCAGATCGTCCCGGCTACCACTTTTTATCCGGCTGAGGAGTATCACCAGGAGTATTTTGCCCGCAATCCCTATCAGCCCTATTGTCAGTTTGTGGTGGCCCCGAAAGTGGCGAAGTTTCAGAAACTCTTTGCCCATCGGGTTGCCGGTGAGAAGAGCTGA
- a CDS encoding iron-containing alcohol dehydrogenase translates to MQDFFEFSLGARVLYQMGLASELGQVISNALPQRRAFIVADKGVVQAGLAPIELVGIFDDVPANSSVAKVAEGAELARVAGADLLIAVGGGSPIDTAKGIRIVLTLGGSIPDYEGYNVIETPLTPLIAIPTTAGTGSEVTPIAVILDEEGQRKISIVSRYVTPTLAILDPLMTRTLPPRLTAATGMDALSHAIETYVSTENNPLSDSLALAAIDMIATYLRDAVHDGENMEARSQLLIAATMAGIACGNSLFGVVHALSHALGGKFPVHHGTANAIFLPPGMRFNSEVVPERYVRIARAMGVNVGGRSNAEVIADGIAAVRTLTADCGLPTTLREVGVPREALPELAELAAVEPAIFNNPRPATPEELLAMLEEVW, encoded by the coding sequence ATGCAAGACTTTTTTGAATTTAGTCTTGGTGCCAGAGTGTTATACCAGATGGGTCTGGCCAGTGAATTAGGGCAGGTCATCAGCAATGCGTTGCCGCAACGGCGGGCTTTTATTGTGGCCGATAAGGGAGTGGTACAGGCCGGCCTGGCACCTATAGAGCTGGTCGGTATTTTCGACGATGTACCGGCCAATTCGTCGGTGGCAAAAGTCGCAGAAGGCGCTGAACTGGCACGTGTAGCCGGTGCCGACCTGTTGATTGCAGTCGGTGGCGGTAGCCCCATCGATACGGCCAAGGGTATCCGTATCGTCCTTACGCTGGGCGGATCAATCCCCGATTACGAAGGCTACAATGTGATTGAAACTCCGCTCACACCGCTGATAGCAATCCCAACAACCGCCGGTACCGGTAGTGAGGTGACACCAATTGCTGTGATTCTTGATGAAGAAGGTCAACGTAAAATAAGTATTGTGAGCCGTTATGTGACTCCTACCCTGGCCATTCTCGATCCGCTCATGACCCGCACCTTACCGCCGCGCCTGACAGCGGCCACGGGAATGGACGCGCTCTCGCACGCGATTGAGACGTATGTTTCAACCGAAAACAACCCCTTGAGCGATAGTCTGGCGCTGGCAGCGATTGACATGATTGCCACCTATCTACGCGATGCAGTCCACGACGGCGAAAATATGGAGGCCCGTAGCCAGTTGTTGATTGCGGCGACGATGGCCGGTATTGCCTGTGGTAATAGCCTGTTTGGGGTTGTGCATGCGCTGTCACACGCACTGGGTGGCAAATTCCCCGTTCATCACGGCACGGCGAACGCGATCTTCTTGCCGCCGGGTATGCGCTTCAACAGCGAGGTAGTGCCGGAACGGTATGTCCGCATCGCCCGGGCAATGGGAGTCAATGTTGGTGGCCGGAGCAACGCCGAGGTGATTGCTGATGGTATTGCGGCGGTACGCACCCTGACTGCCGACTGCGGGTTACCCACTACGCTCCGTGAAGTCGGTGTCCCACGTGAAGCGCTGCCGGAGCTGGCCGAACTGGCGGCAGTTGAACCGGCCATTTTCAACAATCCCCGTCCGGCAACGCCTGAAGAGTTACTTGCTATGCTTGAAGAGGTGTGGTGA
- the rplS gene encoding 50S ribosomal protein L19 has translation MSQQLLEELGRRQYRTDIPEFRVGDTVRVGVKVVEGNRERVQDFEGVVIRRRGEGINENFTVRRIASHGIGVERTFLLHAPRIDSIKVIRQGKVRRAKLYYLRGRAGKAARIRERR, from the coding sequence GTGTCGCAGCAACTGCTAGAAGAGTTGGGCCGGCGCCAGTACCGCACCGATATTCCCGAATTTCGCGTCGGTGACACGGTGCGCGTCGGCGTAAAAGTGGTCGAAGGAAATCGCGAGCGAGTTCAGGATTTTGAGGGAGTGGTTATTCGCCGCCGTGGCGAAGGGATCAACGAGAATTTCACCGTCCGCCGCATTGCGTCGCACGGGATTGGGGTTGAGCGTACCTTCCTGTTGCACGCCCCACGGATCGACTCGATCAAGGTTATTCGTCAGGGTAAAGTGCGACGGGCCAAACTCTACTACCTGCGTGGGCGTGCCGGCAAGGCGGCCCGGATTCGCGAGCGCCGTTAG
- a CDS encoding chemotaxis protein CheW, translated as MQSLSGQSQTSVYLYVRLAAEHVALVGTAVREIMRWRTPTPVPGAPPTIPGLINQRGQILPVIDARLLLGLPAASPDRTTRLIWVHHEQIDAALLVDAVVDLITIEAGQIEPPPINLVGAAQRAIQAIYRYRDDLSIAILDPAALFVLVQEVL; from the coding sequence ATGCAATCATTATCGGGCCAGTCTCAAACCTCTGTATATCTGTATGTGCGTCTGGCAGCCGAGCATGTTGCTCTGGTCGGCACGGCGGTGCGAGAGATTATGCGCTGGCGGACACCAACACCGGTTCCCGGTGCACCACCAACCATTCCCGGTCTGATCAATCAACGAGGGCAGATTCTGCCGGTGATCGATGCGCGTCTGCTTCTAGGCCTGCCGGCGGCGTCTCCTGATCGGACAACTCGTCTGATCTGGGTTCATCACGAGCAGATAGATGCTGCGCTTCTGGTTGATGCAGTGGTGGATTTGATTACGATTGAGGCGGGGCAGATCGAACCACCCCCGATCAACCTTGTCGGAGCGGCTCAACGGGCGATACAGGCCATCTATCGCTACCGTGATGATCTCTCCATCGCTATCCTCGATCCGGCAGCGTTGTTTGTGCTTGTGCAGGAGGTGCTGTGA
- a CDS encoding methyl-accepting chemotaxis protein, translating to MNSRTTTFSFSELSALRENRLLLQWLVVAGAIVQLLFWVIGLVFWLTGNAELASFVIASLIALVGLSLYGLASWSFRQGRTLSGRRWLFLAMTFGSILVLLLFGGVDGARVSVMFVAIVSAGLLGSGQDTFLVSLVNLAAYLLLLLAEQFWGLQPFHAGNLLIDSGFLVIAVVSVSTLAWLSSRDLSRALVESQSRAEELLRNTEQLMEKNIQQVELGSELAAAAAELQANSQQQAGGASEQASAVSEVSTTIEELGSTARQIAQAAEHVSEAAQQTLEQLSSGQNAVDESIQAMERIRQRVQDISTRVLGLGERSQQIGEIIDLIDDISDETHLLALNAAIEAAGAGEYGRRFAVVAAEVKSLANRTLAAAKEVKGVIAEIRQATSAAVLAAEEGSKEVERGVELAHRAGQVMDNIVMVAERTAQAAAEIGLATAQQQSASEQVVETMREIAEVARQSALSARHMAESAVKLNAIAARLHGLASSEH from the coding sequence ATGAATTCGCGAACTACCACTTTTTCGTTCTCTGAACTGTCGGCTCTCCGTGAAAATCGTTTGCTTCTGCAATGGCTGGTTGTAGCTGGTGCGATTGTTCAGCTTCTGTTCTGGGTTATCGGTCTGGTTTTTTGGCTGACCGGTAATGCAGAGCTGGCTTCGTTCGTGATCGCTAGCCTGATCGCGTTGGTGGGACTGTCGCTCTACGGGCTGGCAAGCTGGTCATTCCGGCAAGGGCGAACACTCTCTGGGCGGCGCTGGCTGTTTCTGGCGATGACATTTGGATCGATACTGGTTCTGCTCCTGTTTGGAGGAGTTGATGGCGCACGGGTCAGCGTGATGTTTGTCGCCATCGTCAGCGCTGGCCTGCTGGGTAGTGGGCAGGATACATTTCTGGTCAGTTTGGTCAATCTGGCCGCTTACCTGTTGCTGTTGCTGGCCGAGCAATTCTGGGGATTGCAACCCTTCCATGCCGGAAATCTCTTGATCGATAGCGGTTTTCTGGTGATTGCCGTCGTCTCGGTCAGCACACTGGCCTGGCTGAGTAGCCGTGATCTCAGCCGCGCCCTGGTTGAGTCGCAATCACGGGCCGAAGAGCTGTTACGGAATACTGAGCAGTTGATGGAAAAGAATATCCAGCAGGTCGAGTTGGGGAGTGAACTGGCAGCGGCTGCCGCTGAATTGCAGGCCAATTCGCAGCAGCAGGCCGGTGGCGCCAGCGAGCAGGCCAGTGCTGTCTCAGAGGTCTCGACGACGATTGAAGAGTTGGGGAGTACTGCCCGTCAGATCGCACAGGCGGCTGAACATGTATCCGAAGCGGCGCAACAGACGCTGGAACAACTGAGTAGTGGTCAGAATGCGGTTGATGAGAGCATTCAGGCGATGGAGCGGATTCGCCAGCGCGTGCAAGACATTTCAACTCGTGTGCTCGGTTTGGGTGAGCGTTCACAACAGATCGGCGAGATTATCGACCTGATTGATGACATTTCTGATGAAACCCATCTGCTTGCGCTTAATGCAGCCATTGAAGCTGCTGGTGCCGGCGAGTATGGCCGCCGCTTTGCAGTGGTTGCCGCTGAAGTGAAGAGTCTGGCCAATCGCACGCTCGCCGCGGCGAAAGAGGTCAAGGGGGTGATTGCCGAAATCCGCCAGGCCACCAGCGCTGCAGTGCTGGCTGCCGAAGAGGGGAGTAAAGAGGTTGAACGTGGGGTTGAGCTGGCACACCGCGCCGGGCAGGTGATGGATAACATCGTGATGGTGGCCGAACGTACAGCGCAAGCGGCTGCCGAAATCGGTCTGGCAACTGCGCAGCAGCAAAGCGCCAGCGAGCAGGTGGTTGAGACAATGCGTGAAATTGCTGAGGTGGCCCGCCAATCGGCGCTCAGTGCACGCCATATGGCCGAATCGGCAGTCAAGTTGAATGCGATTGCAGCCCGTTTGCATGGACTGGCTTCTTCTGAACATTAG